Below is a window of Paramagnetospirillum magneticum AMB-1 DNA.
ATGGGCTATATCGAGGAAACCGGCGCCGCCCAGCACCTGCGCGACGCCCGCATCACCACCATCTACGAAGGCACCACCGCCATCCAGGCCAACGATCTGGTCTATCGCAAGATCCTGCGCGACAAGGGCGCCTTCGCCCACACCCTGCTGGCCGAGATTGCCGCCTTGGCCGCCGAGTTGTCGGCCGACGGGCTCGCCTCGCTGCAGGCCGTGGGAACAAGGCTGTCCGAAGCCGCCGCCGCCGCCGCTCGCGCGGTCAACTGGCTGGTGGGGCAGACCGGCGAGGACCCGCGCCTGGCCGCCGCAGCGGCCGTACCGATGCTCGACCTGACGGGAATCTTGGTTGGCGGACAGCAGGTCGCCCTGGCCGCCAAGGTCGCCAAGGCCGCCATGGATGCCGGGCGCGACCACGACGGCTTCTATGCCGCCAAGCTGGCCACCGCCCATTTCTACGCCGAACACACCCTGCCCCAGGCCGCCGCCCTGGAGCGGACCATCATTGCCGGCTCGGCCACCGTCATGGGAGTGGACGAAGCCATCCTTTAGCCGTCGGCGGCTCCCGACGGCTGGCGATTCCGGTCCCCGACTCCTCTGCCGAGATCGCTCGAGTCTCCCTTCACGAGCCAAACTTCAAGGCCGGACGCCAGCGTCCGGCCTTTTTCTTTCCCCCCAACCATCAGCACAGGAAGCCACACCTACACTCAATCATAAATTGGAAATTGAAATACCCCAGGAAAATCCAATTGCAGCGCCAACTAATTTTCCGCAATACTTTTGCAGTCTCCGCTTTACTGCGGCCAGTAACAAATATACTACAGAAGTGCATATAATGCCACTAAAGGTGATTGTCGCTGATGATTCGATAATTACGGTCAAGAAGCTCCTTGTCTTGATTGAAGGGCTTGGACATCAGGTGGTCGCCACCGCGGCTACCGGCCGCGAGGCTATCGAGGCGTACCGCGAGCATCGACCCGACCTGATGACCATGGATATTTCCATGCCCGACATGGACGGGATGGAGGCGACCGCCGCCATCGTTGCCGAATTCCCCGATGCCCGCATCGTCATGGTGACCGCTCTGGGACAGGAGCGGATGGTGATCGAATCCCTGGAAGCCGGGGCTAAGGGTTATGTACTAAAGCCAGTGCGTATCGAGAAACTCTCCGATATGATCGCTAAGGTCATGGAGCGCACCACTTAGGCGCGCAAACGCGAGAGAATCGATGTCGACTGTATTTCCCGGCGGCAACCCCAGCGACCCCGGCTATTGGGAAGTCATTTTCGACGTCATCCCCTTCCCCGTCTATGTGGCCGATGCCAAGACATTCGACATCGTCTGCGCCAACCGCGCCATGAAGCAGCGGGTGGAGGTCAAGCCTGGCGACAAATGCCACGCCGCCATCTACCAGCAGACCACGCCCTGTTCGTTCTGCAAGATGGCGGAGCTTGAGAGCGCCGCTGCCACCGGGGCCAATTACCTGGAATTCGAGCACTTCAACGATCTCGACGACCATTGGTATCAACTCCGGGAGACCATGGTGGCCTGGTTCGACGGCCGACGTGCCAAGTATTCCATCGCCGTGGATATCAGCGCGCTGAAAGAGGTGCAGAACGCCCTGGCCGAGGCCCATGCGGAACTGGCCCTCAAGAATTTCCGCCTGAACGGCGCCCTGCAATCCGAGCAGGAGGTCACGCTGAACCAGCGCAACTTCCTCGCCATGGTCAGCCATGAATTCCGGATGCCGCTATCCATCATCGGCGGAGCGGCCGAAGTGCTGGAGATTTACACCAAGGACAAGCCTGAAGCGGTCGAGGAAGTCGGCAAGATCGACCGGGCCGTCCATCGCATGTCCGACCTGATCGACGTCTGCCTGGCCGACGCCCGATTTACCTCGGCGGTGGCCGCCTTGCAGGTTCGGCAGCTGGATCTTGCGGCGCTGGTCGAGGAAATCTGCCGCGAGAAGGCGGAGTTTGGGCTACCGGGACGTGTTCACCTGACCGTTGCGGCCCGAATGACGCTGACGGCAGACCCGGCGCTTCTGCGAGTCGCCCTGTCCAACCTCATCGACAATGCGCTGAAATACTCACCGGCCGCCAGCGGGCCGGTAATGGTGTCGCTGGACCTGCATCAAAGCGTGGCCCGGATCACCGTCACCGACCATGGCCCCGGCATCCCTGCCGACGAAGCCGACCGGGTCTTCGAGAAATTCTACCGCTCACCCTCGGCAACCGGTACAAAGGGCGCCGGTCTGGGCCTTTATATCGTCAAGCAGATCGTCGAAAGTCATGGCGGCACCATCAAGGTCGGGCCGGCGGCCGGGGGCGGATCGGAATTCGTCATCGCCTTGCCGCTGCCCACCTCCTAGGGGTATCGCCCTCAATCGTCAGGGAAGCCATCGCGCCCTTTGCGGAATCATGTCATCATCACCACCTGGATTACTTGGCCATAGGCCCGGTTCAAGGATCGATACGGAATGAACTTCAACAAAACCATCATTCCCCGAGTCATGGCGTCAATTCTCGGCCAGACCCGGGAAGTGCTGGCCGCCGAAGCGGTGATCGCCGTCGATGGCGCAGAAACCTTCGACTGCGACGTCACCAAGCTTCACCTCCACGACATGACCGTCATCGCCGGATTGGGAGGCCCCATCAGCCTGCTGATCGCCTTCAGTTTCGAGGCGTCGCTGGTCCAGGCCCTCTATAGCCGGGTAACAGCCGACATCGAAGTGCCGCCCGGCGAAGAGGATCTGTACCGGCGCGAGACCGCCGGCGAAATCGTCAATACCATTCTCGGGCTGTGTACCATCGATTTTCAGAACATTGAGGAGAGTATTGCCCTCTCGCCACCGGTGATCATTGAGGATGCGCGTTGCATTCATCGCCCAAAGAACGCAGTATTCGCCAGCATGCGGATACGTACCGAAAGAGGCATCGTCAGTGTAAGTTTTGTCGGTCCGCGCGACCTGTTCGATGACCACCTGAACTACCAATCCTAGGGCAGACCTGATGTCAGCGCTTAAAGTCCTTATCGTCGACGACTCGCTTATTGCGGTTAAGAAACTGACTCTCATGCTGGAAGGCCTGGGCCATCAGGTGGTCGGAACCGCCGGCACCGGAGCCGAGGCCGTGGAGGCCTATCGCGCCACCAATCCTGATCTGGTCACCATGGATATCACCATGCCCGACATGGATGGCGTTGAAGCCACTGCCAGGATCATCGGCGAGTTTCCCTCCGCCAGGATCATCATGGTGACCTCCCATGGCCAGGAGCGGATGGTCATCGATTCGCTGGATGCCGGGGCGAAGGGCTACGTGCTCAAGCCCGTGCGCACGGAAAAGCTTTCCGACATGATCGACAAGGTCATCATCCGCTCCACCTGATCTTGGGATATTCACCGGAATGACGACTGCTTTCCCAGGCCTCAACCCCGGTGATCCCGGCTACTGGGAAGTCATTTTCGACGTCATTCCGTTTCCGGTCTACGTCGCCGATTCCGCGACCTACGACATCATCTGCACCAATCGCGCCATGCGCCAGAAGGTCGGTGTGGTGCAGGGCCGCAAGTGCTACGAATCCGTCTACAATCAAACGTCGCCCTGCCGGTTCTGCAAGATGCCGGTCATGATGGCCGAGGAGGGCGAGACCTCCCTCGAATTCGAACATTTCAACGACCGCGACGACCACTGGTATCAGTTGCGGGAGACCATGCTCACCTGGTTCGATGGACGGCGGGCCAAGTACTCCATCGCCGTCGACATCAGCGCCCTGAAGGGCTTCCAGAACGCTCTGGCCGAGGCTCACGCCGAACTGGCGCTGAAGAACCGCGACCTGGAGAAGGCCGTCACCCAGGCCCGCGACGCCGAACGGGCCAAGTCGGAATTCCTGGCGGTGATGAGCCACGAAATCCGCACCCCCATGAACAGCATTCTGGGCATGGTTCATCTTCTGATGGACCGTCCCCTGGCGGCGGAAGACCGCGAGAAGCTGTCGGTGGTGCATGATTCCGGAGCCGCCCTCCTTGGCATCATCAACGATATTCTCGACTTCTCGCGCCTGGAAGCAGATGGCGTGCAGTTCGAAAATCTTCCGTTCCACCTGGGCAATACCGTGGAGGGCGTTGTCTCGTTGCTGCGCGGCCGCGCCTCGGAAAAAGATCTGACCCTGGTGCTCGACGGCCCGGCCCAGTTGCCCGGCTGGGTCAGCGGCGACGGGGCTCGCCTGCGCCAAGTCCTGATCAACCTGATCGGCAATGCCATCAAGTTCACCGACCAGGGTGGAATTGTCCTGCGCCTGCGCCGAAGTGACGATGGCAATGGGTACGAGTTCGCCGTGATCGACACCGGCATCGGACTGGACGCCGCCCAGGCCCAAAGCCTGTTCCAGCCTTTCCATCAGGCCGACGCCTCCATCAGTCGCCGCTTCGGCGGTTCGGGACTGGGGCTGGCCATCTGCAAGAAGCTGATCAACGCCCAGGGCGGCAAAATCGGCGTGGACAGCACCAAGGGCCTGGGAAGCCGCTTCTGGTTCCGCCTGGACTTTCCCGCCGCCGCCGCGCCGGCGGCCGAAGCCCCGCGGGCCGAGATCGCGGCCCTGCCCGCTCTGTCGATTTTGCTGGCCGAGGACAACATCTTCAACCAGAAGGTCGCAGCCGGATTGCTGAACCGTGAAGGCCATCGCGTCACGGTGGCCTGCAATGGCCTGGAAGCGCTGGACAAGCTTCAGGACGAAAATTTCGACCTGATCCTCATGGACATGCAGATGCCCGAGATGGACGGCCCCGAGGCCACAAGGCGCATCCGCGCCATGCCCGGCCCCGTAGCCAGCATTCCGATCATTGCGCTCACCGCCAACGCCATGGCCGTCGACGTCGCCCGCTGCAGGGCGGCGGGCATGGACGGCCACGTGGCCAAGCCCATAGACCCCCTGTTGCTGCGCTCGGCCATCGCCGAAGTTCTGGTTCGCCAACTTCCATCCGGGGCGGATGGCGACAAGGGCGGATACTCCATCGCCCGCATGGCCGAACAATTGGGCACGGCCAATGCCGCCATCCTGGCCCGGACCTTCATCGAAAGCGGCGAGAACATCTGCGGCCGACTGGAAGGTGCGGGCGGAGATATCAAGGTGATCGGGGCCGCCATTCACGAGTTGAAGGGGTTGGCTGCTTATTCAGGAACGCCCTGGCTGGAAAATGTGGCCGTCTCCATCGCCAAGACCATGCAGGATGGCGATATGGACCAGATGGAACATTTGATCCAGCGATTGCGCCGCGACTGGAACGACACCAAGGCCGAACTCGGCATGCAGTTCAGTCTGTAACCATCTACTCTCGTCCCCTTGCGCACCCTACATAAGCGCTGTGTGCTCCATTATCTGAGACGGTTCGCTATGAGTCATTGCCTGGTCATCGACGATTCCAAGCTGATCCGGACCATCCATACGCGCATGCTGGAACAGTTGGGCCTGCGGGTGAGCGAGGCGGAGCACGGCGCCGACGCCCTTGAAATCTGCGCCACCGGGATGCCCGATCTGGTCCTGGTCGACTGGAACATGCCGGTCATGGACGGCTTTGCCTTCCTCAAGGCCCTGCGGGCCATGCCGGGCGGCCAGGCCCCCAAGGTGGTGCTTTGCACCATCGAAGGCGATCTCGAGCACATCACCTGCGCCCTGGCCGAAGGGGCGGACGAATACATCATGAAGCCCTTCGACGCCGAGATCCTGGCCGCCAAGCTGGCCGCCACCGGAATTGCCATCCCGGAGCGCCCGCAGCGCGGCGATCCCCTGGCCGACGGACGATGACGGGCACCATTCTGATTTTGGGCGGCACCGCCGAAGCGGTCGCCCTGGCCCGGACGCTGAGCAGTGATCCCGGCCGGCGGGTCATTTCCTCCTTGGCGGGAAGAACCGCCACGCCTCGCTTGCCCCCCGGCGAATCCCGTGTCGGCGGCTTTGGCGGAGAGACCGGCCTGACCGATTATCTCCGGCACGAGGCGATTACGGCGGTGGTAGACGCCACTCACCCTTTCGCCAGCCGCATGGGCTGGAACGCGGCACGGGCCTGCGCAGCCCTGGGCCTGCCGCTTCTC
It encodes the following:
- a CDS encoding response regulator, whose amino-acid sequence is MPLKVIVADDSIITVKKLLVLIEGLGHQVVATAATGREAIEAYREHRPDLMTMDISMPDMDGMEATAAIVAEFPDARIVMVTALGQERMVIESLEAGAKGYVLKPVRIEKLSDMIAKVMERTT
- a CDS encoding sensor histidine kinase produces the protein MSTVFPGGNPSDPGYWEVIFDVIPFPVYVADAKTFDIVCANRAMKQRVEVKPGDKCHAAIYQQTTPCSFCKMAELESAAATGANYLEFEHFNDLDDHWYQLRETMVAWFDGRRAKYSIAVDISALKEVQNALAEAHAELALKNFRLNGALQSEQEVTLNQRNFLAMVSHEFRMPLSIIGGAAEVLEIYTKDKPEAVEEVGKIDRAVHRMSDLIDVCLADARFTSAVAALQVRQLDLAALVEEICREKAEFGLPGRVHLTVAARMTLTADPALLRVALSNLIDNALKYSPAASGPVMVSLDLHQSVARITVTDHGPGIPADEADRVFEKFYRSPSATGTKGAGLGLYIVKQIVESHGGTIKVGPAAGGGSEFVIALPLPTS
- a CDS encoding chemotaxis protein CheX: MNFNKTIIPRVMASILGQTREVLAAEAVIAVDGAETFDCDVTKLHLHDMTVIAGLGGPISLLIAFSFEASLVQALYSRVTADIEVPPGEEDLYRRETAGEIVNTILGLCTIDFQNIEESIALSPPVIIEDARCIHRPKNAVFASMRIRTERGIVSVSFVGPRDLFDDHLNYQS
- a CDS encoding response regulator → MLEGLGHQVVGTAGTGAEAVEAYRATNPDLVTMDITMPDMDGVEATARIIGEFPSARIIMVTSHGQERMVIDSLDAGAKGYVLKPVRTEKLSDMIDKVIIRST
- a CDS encoding ATP-binding protein, with translation MTTAFPGLNPGDPGYWEVIFDVIPFPVYVADSATYDIICTNRAMRQKVGVVQGRKCYESVYNQTSPCRFCKMPVMMAEEGETSLEFEHFNDRDDHWYQLRETMLTWFDGRRAKYSIAVDISALKGFQNALAEAHAELALKNRDLEKAVTQARDAERAKSEFLAVMSHEIRTPMNSILGMVHLLMDRPLAAEDREKLSVVHDSGAALLGIINDILDFSRLEADGVQFENLPFHLGNTVEGVVSLLRGRASEKDLTLVLDGPAQLPGWVSGDGARLRQVLINLIGNAIKFTDQGGIVLRLRRSDDGNGYEFAVIDTGIGLDAAQAQSLFQPFHQADASISRRFGGSGLGLAICKKLINAQGGKIGVDSTKGLGSRFWFRLDFPAAAAPAAEAPRAEIAALPALSILLAEDNIFNQKVAAGLLNREGHRVTVACNGLEALDKLQDENFDLILMDMQMPEMDGPEATRRIRAMPGPVASIPIIALTANAMAVDVARCRAAGMDGHVAKPIDPLLLRSAIAEVLVRQLPSGADGDKGGYSIARMAEQLGTANAAILARTFIESGENICGRLEGAGGDIKVIGAAIHELKGLAAYSGTPWLENVAVSIAKTMQDGDMDQMEHLIQRLRRDWNDTKAELGMQFSL
- a CDS encoding response regulator, which encodes MSHCLVIDDSKLIRTIHTRMLEQLGLRVSEAEHGADALEICATGMPDLVLVDWNMPVMDGFAFLKALRAMPGGQAPKVVLCTIEGDLEHITCALAEGADEYIMKPFDAEILAAKLAATGIAIPERPQRGDPLADGR